The Actinomadura graeca nucleotide sequence CTGCGCCCACCTGGCACCCTCCTACGAGCGCACCGCCTTCGGACGGACCGGCGGCTGCCGCGACGGCCTCCGCCGGGCACGCGCGAGACTCGACCCCCAGAGCGTCGCCGCGCTGCGCGGCGTCACCGTCCCGACCGGGGAGACCGGCCCCGGCGACGGCGACTTCACCGTCCGCTTCGAGGACCTGGAATGGCGCGGCGAGCCCGCCCGTCCCGGCGGCCTGCTCGCCCCGGCCTTCACCCTCCACCAGACCCGCGAACGCTGGCTCATCACCGCCTGAGCCGGTCAGAGGCCCAGGTCGGCGAGGTGGGGAAGGTGGCCGCGGGCCGCTTCCCTGGCCTGGCCGGGCGTGCGCGCCGCGCGGGCGGCGACGGCGGCGCGGCGGCACTGGTCCAGGGTGTGGCGGGCGAGCGCGGCGCGCACCAGCGGGAGGGACGGCGCGCTCATCGACAGCGACGTCACCCCGAGGCCGACCAGCACGCAGGCGAGCGCCGGGTCCCCGGCGGCCTCACCGCAGACGCCGCAGGGGATCCCCGCCGCGGCGGCGGGCGCGACCAGGTCCAGGACGGCGGGCCGCCACGGGTCCTGGAGGTGGGCGAGGCCGCCGACCTGCCGGTCTGCGGCGCACGCGTACTGCGCCAGGTCGTTGGTGCCGATGCTGAAGAACCGGACCTCCGGCGCCAGGTCGCGGGCGCGCAGCGCCGCGGCCGGGACCTCGATCATGACGCCCGGGGAGGCGATGCCGGCCTCGCGGCAGGCGCCGGCGAAGAACGCCGCCTCGTCCGCGTCGGTCACCATCGGGGCCATCACCTGGAGGTCGGCGTCCAGCCCGGCGGCGGCGCGGGCCAGCGCGCCCAGCTGGGCGGACAGGACGTCCGGGTGGCGGCGCATCATCCGCAGGCCGCGCTCGCCGAGCGCCGGGTTCGGCTCCTCGCCGGGGGCCGGGAGGAACGCCAGCGGCTTGTCGGCGCCCGCGTCCAGCGTCCGGACGACCACGCGGCCCCCGGGGAACGCCTCCAGGACCGACCTGTAGGCCTCCTCCTGCTCGGCGTCGGACGGCGGATCCGAGCGGTCGAGGAAGAGGAACTCGGTCCGGTAGAGGCCGACGCCCTCGGCGCCGTGGGCCAGAGCCGCCTCGACGTCCTTGGGGCCGCCGATGTTGGCCAGCAGCGGGACGGGGTGGCCGTCCGCGGTGGCGCCCGGCCCGGCCGGTCCCTCCAGGACGGACGCGCGGGCCGCGTCGGCGGCGCGGGCCGCGGCGACCTCCTCGTCGGACGGGTCGACCCGGACCGTTCCGGCGGAGCCGTCCACCAGCACGCGGGTCCCGTCGGCGAGGGCGGTCGCGCCCGGCAGCGCCACGACGGCGGGCACGCCCATCGTGCGGGCGAGGATCGCGGTGTGGCTGGTCGGGCCGCCCTCCTCGGTCACGAACGCGACGACCCGCGCCGGGTCGAGGACGGCGGTGTCGGCGGGCGCCAGGTCCCGGGCGACCAGCACGAACGGCTCGCCGGACTCCGGGACGCCCGGCATCGGCAGCCCGAGCAGCCGGGCGACGGCGCGGTCGCGGACGTCGTCGAGGTCGCTCACCCGGGCGGCCATGTACTCCCCGGCCCCGGCGAGCATCTCCCGGTACACGCCGAACGCCTCGTACACGGCGCGGGCCGCGGCGGTCCCCTCCCCGACCCGGGCGCGGACGCCGTCGGCGAGGCCCGGATCGCGGGCCATCATCGCCTGGGCGTTCAGCACGTCCCGGCCGTCGGGGTTGCCCGCCTCGGCGGCGCGCGCGCCGCGGTCCTCCAGGTCGGCCGCCACCGCCTCCAGCGCCGCGAGCGCCGCGCCGGCCTCGGCCCCGGCGTCGCCGCCGTGCCGGGACCCGGCGGGCGGCTCGGGGACGGCGCCCGCGATCGTCCGCACGGGCCCGGCCCCGGCGCCGGGGCTGACGCCCGCGCCGCGCAGCGGTTCAGGCACCTTCGGGCTCCGGGGTCGACAGCAGGGCCTCCAGGCTGTCGAGCAGCGCGTCCGCGCCGTCGCCGTCCGCCGCGATCACGATCTCCTCGCCGTGCCGGGCGTCCAGGCCCAGCACCGCGAGGATGCTCTTGGCGTTCACCGGCGCGCCGCCGGGCTTGGCGACGGTGACCTCGCCCGCGGCCTTGGCCGCCGTCTGCACGAACAGCGCGGCCGGCCGCGCGTGCAGCCCCACCCTGGACACGATCTTGACGTTGCGCTCGCTCACTGATCACTCCTCAAGGGGCCGTGGGTCACGGCCCTTCCCGTCGGCCCCCGGGACGGTCCGCCCCGGGACGCCGCTGCCGGGGACGTCATCGGCCGCGCACCCGCAGCGCGGGGCCGGCGACCACGTCCACTTCCTTCAGGTCGGCCACCACGTGGTCGGCCTCGGCCAGCGCCCCCACCGGCTGTGTGGTGGTGACGCCGACGCAGGTCATGCCCGCGGCCTTCACGGCCGCGACGCCCGCCGGGGCGTCCTCGAACCCGACCGCGTCCCGGGGCGTGACGTCCAGGTCCCGCGCCGCCGCCAAGTACCCCTCGGGGTGCGGCTTGCCGGTGACGACGTCACCGGCGGTCACCACGAGGTCCAGCAGGTCGCGGACGCCCAGCTCCTCCAGCAGGCCCTCGGCGTAGGAACGCTGCCCGGACGTCACCACCGCGAGCGGGACGCCCGCCGCGACCAGCGACCTGACCAGCTCGACGGCGCCGGGGACGGGCGCGGCCAGGGGCAGCCCCGGCAGCGTCCCGTAGGAGAGCGCCTCCTCGAACAGCTCCTCGGCCGTGCGGCCGGGGAACAGGTGCGCCAGCCCGGCGAGCACCTCCATCCCGCGGCGGCCCGCGAACGACGCGATCACCGCGTCGTCGTAGGGCGCGCCGTGCGCGTCGAACAGCCGCGACCACATCACGCGGTTGCGCGGCTCGGTGTCGATGAGGGTGCCGTCGAGGTCGAACACCGCCGCCCGGAGCGCGATCAGCTCCATGTGAACAGCTCGGCCCCCCTCGTCACCTCGCCCGACTCCACGACGTCCGACAGGGCGCCGTCGCCCGCGTCCAGCGCGACGACCGCGCAGATCGGCGAGCGGCCGCCGGCCTCGATCGCCGCCGGGTTCCAGCCGACCAGCGGCTGCCCCGCGGTGACCGCGTCGCCCTCGGAGACGAGCAGCTCGAAGCCCTCGCCCTTCAGCTTGACGGTGTCGATGCCGAGGTGGACCAGCACCCCGTGCCCCTCGTCGTCCACGACGACGTAGGCGTGCGGATGCAGCTTGACGATCTTTCCGGTGACCGGCGCGAGGGCGTGCCCGGGGCCCCGCTCGGGGTCCACGGCGGTGCCCGGGCCGACCATGGCCTGCGCGAACACCGGGTCGGGCACGCCCGCCAGGCCGACGACCCGGCCGGCGACCGGGGACAGCACTCGGGTCATCGCGGTCGTCGCCTCCCTCACTCGAGGATGTCCTCGATGTCACTGGCGATTGTGTCGGCCTGGGGGCCGACGACGACCTGCACGACGGTGCCGCTGCGCATGACTCCGAACGCCCCGGCCCTCTTCAGGGCCGCCTCGTCCACCCTGCCCGCGTCCGAGACCTCGGTGCGCAGCCGCGTCGCGCACGGCTCGATCTCGACGATGTTGTCGGCGCCGCCCAGGGCGGCGACGATCGCCTCGGCCTTGTCCATGTCTTCCCTGTCTTCCTTGGTTCCGTCAGTCGGTCTGCGTGACCTTGTTGAGGCCGCGCGGCACGTCGGGGTCGATGCCGAGCCGGCGGGCGAGGTTCTCGACCAGGATCTGGCCGGGGACGATCAGGCCGAGCGGCGCCACCCACTCGGGCAGCGCGGGACCGGGCAGCGCCGCCGCGCACGCCTCGGCGAGGCCGGGACCGCCGCCGACGCCGAACGCGCGCGCGCCCGCGCCCTGGACGCGGCGCGCCAGCGCGATCGTGCCGGGCAGCGTCGGGCCGGAGTCGGCGGCGACCAGCAGCGCGGGGGTCCGGTCGTCCACGACGGCGATCGGGCCGTGCAGCAGGTCGGCGTAGGACAGGCCCATGGCGTGCAGGTAGCACGCCTCCTTGATCTTCAGCGCCAGCTCCAGGGCGGTGCCGAACGCGATCCCGCGTCCCGACACGACGGTGCCGGGGACCTGCGCGAGCTCCTCGACGATGCGGGGCAGCGCGGCGGACGCCTCGGTCTGCGCGATCAGCCGGGCCACCTCGTCGGGGACGCGGCGCAGGTCGTCGACGGCGACGTCCGCACCGAGGCCGAGCGCGAGCACCGACAGCGCGGCGAGCTGCGTGGTGTAGGTCTTGGTGGCGGGGACGGCGATCTCGTCGCCCGCGTCGGTGACCAGCGCGACCTCGGCGGCCTCGGCCAGCGGGGACCCGGCGCCGTTGGTGACCGCGACGGTGCGGGCGCCGCACGCGGCGGCCCAGTCGAGCGTCTCGACGATCTCCTCGGTCTTGCCGGACTGGCTGATCGCCACGGCCAGCACGCCGCCCAGGTCGACGCGCCGCCGGTAGGTGGTCGCGATGGACGGCGCGGCCAGCGTCGCCAGCCGCCCGGTGTGCGCCTCCACCAGGTACCGCCCGTACACGGCGGCGTTGTCGGACGAGCCGCGCGCGATGAACAGCACCTGCCGCGTCTCGCGGGCCAGCGCCCCGATGTCGGCCGTCCGCGGCAGCAGCGCGCCGGCCGTGCGGGCCAGCGCGTCCGGCTGCTCGCCGATCTCGGCGCGCATCAGACTGGTCATGATCCCCCTCCGAAGACTTTCTGCCCGTTGATCCAGGTCGCAAGCGCGCGGTGGTCCGGGCCCAGCCACACCAGGTCGGCGGCGGCGCCCGGCGCGATCCGGCCGAGGTCGGCGCGGCCGATCAGGTCGGCGGGGACGCGCGTCGCGGCGTCCACCGCGGTCGCGGTGTCGATGCCGAGCGCGGCGGCGTTGCCGACCGCGTCGTCCAGCCGGAGCCCGGACCCGGCGATGGTGCCGTCCGCGCGCAGCGGCGGCCCCTCCTCGGGCATCGTGATGGGCTCCCCGCCGAGGTCGTAGGTGCCCGGCGGCATCCCGGCGGACGCGGCGGCGTCGGTGACCAGCACGACCCGTCCGGACGCGGCGCCGAACACCAGCTTCGCGGTCTCGGCGGAGACGTGGTGCAGGTCGAGGATCAGGCCGGGCCTCAGCCGCCGGTCGATCAGCGCCTGCGTCGCGACGCCCGGGTCACGGTGGTGGACACCGCTCTGGGCGTTGAAGATGTGGGTGACCATGCGGGCCCCGGCGTCGGCCGCGGCCGCGGTCTGGGCGGCGGTGGCGTCGCTGTGCCCGACGCTGACCAGGACCCCGGCCGCGTCCAGCGCGCGGACGGCGTCGATCGCGCCGTGCCGCTCGGGCGCCAGGGTGACGAGCTTGACCAGCCCGGTCTCCAGCAGGGTCAGCAGCGCCTCGGGCTCCGGGTCGATCAGATAGGCGGCGTTGTGCGCGCCCTTGCGCTTCTCGGAGAGGAACGGCCCCTCCAGGTGGACGCCGAGGACCCTGGCCCCTGCGGGGAGCCGGGGCAGGAGGTCGCGCGCGTGGCGCAGCGCCTCGGCCTGCGTCCCGACGGGCGCGGTGATGAAGGTCGGCATGAACGCGGTCACGCCGGTCTCGGGGAGGCGGGAGACGACGGTGCGCCAGCCCTCCTCGTCCGCGTCCACCATGTCGTACCCGAAGAACCCGTTCACCTGGAGGTCGACCAGCCCGGGCGCGAGCAGCCCGTCCGCCAGCCGGACGTCGGGCGGCCCGGGCGGGCGGCCCTCGCCGACCTCGGCGATCACGCCGTTCTCCGCCCGGACGAATCCCGGGGACAGGACACGGGTAGGACCGTCCGCGGGGGTAGTGATCATGTGGTTGGCGCTGATCAGTAGTGATGCCATGGGTGCGCACTCTCCGTGACGCGACGATCGCCGATCGACGCCTCCGCGTCGAACTGGTCTAGTCCGGACTAGACCAGTACGCACCTTATCCCACCAATCGGAGGGAGCTGAAGACGTCGGCCCGAACTCGTCCGGGATCGGGCCCTTTGGGGGGAGGCGACCGCGGATGAGTTCCGGCGCCGCCGCGTCCGGCGGCAGGGGCGGCCTGGGCGGGGCATGGTCGGCCGCGTTCGCGGTGCTCCAGCGCGTCGGCCGCAGCCTGATGCTCCCGATCGCCGTCCTGCCCGCGGCCGGGATCCTGCTCCGCCTCGGCCAGGCCGACCTGCTCGGCGCGGACGGCCTCGGCTGGGACCGCGTCGCCGAGGTCTTCGCCGCGGCGGGCGGCGCCCTTCTGGACAACCTCGCGCTGCTGTTCGCGGTCGGCGTCGCCATCGGCTTCGCCAAGAAGTCCGACGGGTCCACCGCGCTCGCGGCCGTCGCCGCCTACCTGGTGTTCGACCGGGTGTCGAAGGTGATGTTCTCGCACACGAGCGAGCTCAAGGGCACGGTCGTGCAGACGGTGCGGCAGGAGGACGGCTCGCTCAAGGAGACCATCGGATACGGGCTCCAGAACCCCACCCAGGTGCTCGGCGGCATCGTCGTCGGGATCATGGTCGCGCTGCTCTACCAGCGCTTCCACCGGGTCAAGCTCGTCTCCTGGCTGGCCTTCTTCGGCGGCCGCCGGTTCGTCCCGATCGTCTCGGCGGGGGCGGCACTGCTGCTCGGCGTCGCGTTCGGCCTCGTCTGGCCGACGCTCGGCGGGTGGATCGACGACTTCGGCGACTGGATCACCGGGGCGGGCGCGGCGGGCGCCGGGATGTACGGCGTCGCGAACCGGATGCTGCTCCCCTTCGGCCTGCACCACATCCTGAACTCGCTGATCTGGTTCGTGTTCGGCACCTACGACGGGCCGGAGGGACCCGTCCACGGCGAGATCAACCGGTACCTGGCGGGCGACCCGCACGCCGGCACCTTCCTCGCGGGGTTCTTCCCCGTCCTGATGTTCGGCCTGCCCGGCGCCGCCCTCGCCATCTGGCGCTCAGCCGCCCCGCACCGCCGCGGCACGGTGGGCGGCCTGATGATCTCGGCGGCGCTCACCGCGTTCGTCTGCGGCGTCACCGAGCCGATCGAGTTCTCGTTCATGTTCGTCGCGCCGCTGCTGTACGCCGTCCACGTCGTGCTGACCGGCGTCTCGCTGTACGCGCTCGCGGCGGCGGACGCACAGCTCGGCTTCAGCTTCTCCGCCGGTCTGATCGACCTGCTGCTGAACGCCACCAAGGACAACACCCGCCATCTGTGGCTGATCGTCGCGGTGGGCGTGGTCTACTTCTTCGTCTACTACGCGGTCTTCGGCTTCGTGATCAGGAGGTTCGATCTGCCCACTCCCGGCCGGGAGCCCGACGAGGACGCGCCACCGGAGCCCGAACCGGAGGCGCCCCCCGAACGTGCCCCCTGACCTGCGGATTCATGCGATCATGAGCCGCCGGTCCTTGATCCGTCCGTTACGCATCTGTGCATTGACACGCCTTTCCCCGTTGTGGTCTAGTCCGGCCTAGACCAGTACGAACCAAGTCGAAACCGTCGAAGCACCCGTCCGCCGAGGACTCCTCTTGACGACCATCGATCCGCACAGCCCGGTCCCGAAGTACTTCCAGCTGCGCGCCATCCTGCTGGACCTGATCGAGAGCGCCGAGCTGCCCGTCGACGCCCCGATCCCGTCGGAGCGTGAGCTGTGCGTCCGCTACGGGCTGTCGCGCATGACCGTCCGCCAGGGCGTCGATCAGCTTGTCTCCGAGGGCCGGCTCTACCGCGTCCCCGGCAAGGGCACGTTCGTCGCCCGGCCCAAGATCGAGATGCCGCTGCGGCTCGTCTCGTTCACCGAGGACATGCTCAGCCGCGGGCTGCGCCCCGGGGCCGTCGACCTGGACCGCCGGACCGTTCCCGCCGACGCGCGCCTCGCCCGCGTCTTCGAGGTCGAGCCGGGCACCGAGATCCACGTCATCGAGCGCCTGCGCACCGCCGACGGCGAGCCCATGGCCCTGGAACGTGCCCACATCCTGGCCTCGCTCGCCCCCGACCTCCTCGACCGGCGGCTCGCCGACCGCTCCCTGTACGGCGTCCTCGAAGCCGTCTACGGGCTGGTGTTCGACGCCGGGGACCAGACCATCGACGCCAGCCTGGCCGACGCGGCCGACTCCAGGCACCTGCAGATCCCCCGCGGCAGCGCCGTGCTGCTGCTGCAACGCCGCTCCTACACCGGAGGCGTCTGCGCCGAACTGGGCGTGTCGACCTACAGGGCGGACCGCTACCAGATCCACACGGCCCTCGGAAACCCCCCGCCGCACTCCTGAAACCCCCTGAGGAGGACCCCCCGATGACTTCGACAACAGCGGACGCCGCGCCACGCCGAGGGTCGAGCGCCCTCGCGGTGCTGCAGCGCATCGGACGCAGCCTCATGCTGCCCATCGCCGTCCTGCCCGCGGCCGCCCTCCTGTTCCGGCTCGGCCAGCCCGACATGCTCGGCGCGGACGGTCTCGGCTGGATCCGCGTCGCCGAGGTCGTCGGGGGCGCCGGCCAGGCCCTGTTCGACCACCTGCCGCTGCTGTTCGCGGTCGGCGTCGCCATCGGCTTCGCCAAGAAGGCCGACGGCTCCACCGCCCTCGCCGCTGTGGTCGGCTACCTGGTCTTCGACCAGGTCTCCAAGATCATGTTCTCGCACTCCGGCGACCTCAAGGGCAACGTGCTGATCACCAAGATGGTGGACGGCGCGCCCAAGGAGGTCATCGACTTCGGCGCCAAGAACCCCACCGACGTCCTCGGCGGCATCCTCATCGGCGTCGTCGCCGCACTGCTCTACCAGCGCTTCTACCGCGTCAAGCTGCCCACCTACCTCGCCTTCTTCGGCGGCCGCCGGTTCGTCCCGATCATCACCGCCGTCGCCGCGCTGGCCCTCGGCGTCGCGGTCGGCCTCATCTGGCCCGTCTTCGGCAACTGGCTGACCGACTTCGGCGACTGGATCACCGGCGCGGGCGCGCTCGGCGCCGGCACCTACGGCGTCGTCAACCGCCTCCTGCTGCCCTTCGGCCTGCACCACATCCCGAACTCCCTCGTCTGGTTCGTGTTCGGCGACTACAAGGGCCCGGACGGCGTCGTCCATGGCGAGATCAACCGCTACCTGGCCGGCGACCCCACCGCGGGCGGCTTCCTCGCCGGGTTCTTCCCCGTCCTGATGTTCGGCCTGCCCGGCGCCGCCCTCGCCATCTGGCGCGCCGCTCCCCCGCACCGCCGTCCCGCGGTCGGCGGCATCATGATCTCCGCCGCCCTCACCGCGTTCGTCACCGGCGTCACCGAGCCGATCGAGTTCGCCTTCATGTTCGTCGCACCCGTCCTGTACGCGGTGCACGTCGTCCTGACCGGCATCTCGATGGCGGTCCTGGAGGCCGCGGGCGCCAAACTCGGCTTCGGCTTCTCCGCGGGCGGCATCGACATGCTGCTCAACGCGTCCAAGGACAACACCAAGGGCCTCCCGCTCATCATCGGGATGGGCGTCCTGTACTTCCTCGTCTACTACTTCGTGTTCAAGTTCCTCATCGTGAAGTTCGACTTCGCCACCCCGGGCCGCGAACCCGACGACGAGGAGTCGGTGGCCGCCGACCCCGGCTCCAACCCCGAACTGACAGGCGGCGCCAAGCGCAAGGGCGCCCGCGACGCCCAGGACACCCCGGCCTCCGGCTGACCCTCACCCCGGCCGGTCCAGCCCACCGGCCGCCCCTCCACCGAGTCCCGGCCTCCCACACCCCTCCGGGACTCGCACCCCGCGGCGGCGGGACGCCTGCGGGCGTCCCGCCGCCGCCCCTTTGCGACCTTGGAGGACGCGTTACCGCACGGCGTTACGGGGTTGGCCCTATGTGGTCTGGACGTATTTTCCGGCTTCCCTGCGGCTCTTCTTCTCGAACCCAAGTCGAGGAGGCCATCGTGGGCCGACGTCCTGTCCCGCCGCCGGCCGTCCGGATCATCCGGTACGCGCCTGTCCCGCCTGCCACACCGCCCGCCCTGAGGAGCGCCGGGCGCGGCACGGCCGTCCAGCGTCCCGTCAAGAAGGCCAGGGGAGGCGGGACGTCGCCGTTCCGTGGACGGCCGATCGTCGAACCCTTCGGAGCTCCCAGTGGGTGGTGGTCGTTCCGAGGGGCGGTCACGTCCACGGACGGGGCGCTCGCGCTGAGCCGGGCGCCGGTGCATGCGCGGTCGCCTGACGCGCTTCGGCTCGTCCGGGCCGGGGAGAGCGTGGAGACCGAGTTGCGGGCGCGGGCCGAGGCCACCGTGCGGATCATCGCGGACGTGCTCGCCGGGGTCCGTCCGGCGCACCGGCTGACGGAGGTGGCCGTCCCCGCGGTGTGCCGGGAGATCGCGCGGCTGTGCCCCGGGCGGGGACGGGCCGTCCCACCGCGGGTGCTGTCCAGCTGGTTGCAGCGACCCGCGCCGGACGCGGCGGAGGCGGGCGCCGTGGTGGCCATGGAAGGGCGCGTGAAGGCCCTGGCGGTCCGGCTGGAACTCCAGCGGGGACGGTGGCGCTGCACGGCCCTGGAAACGACAGGGGCGTGAGAACGGAAGCGGCCTCCCGGAAGGTTCCGGGAGGCCGCCTCTCAGTGCCTTACTTGGCTCAGTGCCTTACTTGGCGCGCGGGTCTCCGTGGCAGCGCTTGAACTTCTTGCCCGAGCCGCACGGGCACGGGTCGTTGCGGTTCACTCCCGCGTACGGGTCGTCCGCATCCTCGCTGTGGTGCTCGACACCACCCTCACCATCGACGGTGGGGGCCGAGTACTCCAGCTTGGACGGGCGGCTCGGCTTGTCGAGGCCCTTGGCCTTGATGGCCGGGGCGTCGTCCGCGGGGACCTCGTCCTCGTCCTCGTCGGTGTCGGCCGTGTCCGGCGCGGACTTGGCGACCGAGACGGGGGCGGCGCCGACCTGCGGGGCCTCCGGCTGCTCCTCGACCTCGACCTCGAGGTTGAACAGGTAGCCGACCGACTCCTCCTTGATGCCGTCCAGCATCGCGTTGAACATGTCGTAGCCCTCGCGCTGGTACTCCACCAGCGGGTCGCGCTGCGCCATGGCCCGCAGGCCGATGCCCTCCTGGAGGTAGTCCATCTCGTAGAGGTGCTCACGCCACTTGCGGTCCAGGACCGACAGGACGACGCGGCGCTCCAGCTCCCGCATGACCTCGGAGCCGAGCTCCTCCTCACGCTTGTCGTAGGCGTCCTGCGCGTTCTCGCGGATCTTCGCGGCGAGCGTCTCGGCGTCCAGGCCGGAGATGTCGCCGTCGGCGGCGTCCTCGACCAGCTCGTCCACCGTGATCGAGATGGGGTAGAGCTGCTTGAACGCCTTCCAGAGCTTGTCGAGATCCCATTCCTCGGCGAAGCCCTCGCCGGTGGCGCCCGCGACGTAGCCGTGGACGACCTCGTCGATCATCCGGCGGACCTGCTCGTGCAGGTCCTCGCCTTCGAGGACCTTGCGGCGCTCGGCGTAGATGACCTTGCGCTGCCGGTTCAGGACCTCGTCGTACTTCAAGACGTTCTTGCGCATCTCGAAGTTCTGCTGCTCGACCTGGCTCTGCGCCGACCGGATCGCATTGGAGACGATCTTCGACTCGATCGGCGTGTCGTCCGGGATGCTGAGCCGGGTCATGATCGCCTCGACGCGGGCCGAGTTGAACAGCCGCATCAGGTCGTCCTCGAGCGAGAGGTAGAACCGCGACTCGCCCGGGTCGCCCTGGCGGCCGGACCGCCCGCGCAGCTGGTTGTCGATGCGCCGGGACTCGTGCCGCTCGGTCGCGAGGACGTACAGGCCGCCGGCCTCGACGACCTCCTCGTGCTCGCCCTTCACGGCCTCCTTGGCCTTGTCGAGGGCCTCGGGCCAGGCGGCCTCGTACTCGTCGGGCGTCTCCAGCGGGGACAGCCCGCGGTTGTGCAGCTCCAGGTCGGCGCGGAAGTCGGGGTTGCCGCCGAGCATGATGTCGGTGCCGCGCCCGGCCATGTTCGTCGCGACGGTGACGCCGCCCTTGCGGCCCGCCTCGGCGACGATCGCCGACTCCTTCTCGTGGTGCTTGGCGTTCAGCACCTGGTGCGGGATGCCGCGCCGCTTGAGCATCTTGCTCAGCCGCTCCGACTTCTCCACCGACGTGGTGCCGACCAGGACCGGCTGGCCCTTCTCGTGCCGCTCGGAGATGTCGTCGACGACCGCCTCGAACTTGGC carries:
- the secA gene encoding preprotein translocase subunit SecA, with protein sequence MPPVIDKILRAGEGKILRKLKKLADQVNSIEEDFLEMSDAELRELTDKYRERLADGDTLDDLLPEAFATAREAAKRVLGQRHYDVQVMGGAALHLGNIAEMKTGEGKTLTCVLPAYLNALAGDGVHVVTVNDYLAKRDAEWMGRVHQFLGLEVGVILPQMTPDERRAAYNADITYGTNNEFGFDYLRDNMAWSLEECVQRGHNFAIVDEVDSILIDEARTPLIISGPAEQNSKWYSEFAKIVPRLKRAELVSTAGQVDEYGPGDYEVNEKKRTVGITESGVEKVEDWLGIDNLYDSVNTPLVSFLNNALKAKELYKRDKDYVVMNGEVLIVDEFTGRILHGRRYNEGMHQAIEAKEGVAIKDENQTLATITLQNYFRLYGKLSGMTGTADTEAAEFNKTYKIGVVPIPTNKPMIREDVADVVYKTEQAKFEAVVDDISERHEKGQPVLVGTTSVEKSERLSKMLKRRGIPHQVLNAKHHEKESAIVAEAGRKGGVTVATNMAGRGTDIMLGGNPDFRADLELHNRGLSPLETPDEYEAAWPEALDKAKEAVKGEHEEVVEAGGLYVLATERHESRRIDNQLRGRSGRQGDPGESRFYLSLEDDLMRLFNSARVEAIMTRLSIPDDTPIESKIVSNAIRSAQSQVEQQNFEMRKNVLKYDEVLNRQRKVIYAERRKVLEGEDLHEQVRRMIDEVVHGYVAGATGEGFAEEWDLDKLWKAFKQLYPISITVDELVEDAADGDISGLDAETLAAKIRENAQDAYDKREEELGSEVMRELERRVVLSVLDRKWREHLYEMDYLQEGIGLRAMAQRDPLVEYQREGYDMFNAMLDGIKEESVGYLFNLEVEVEEQPEAPQVGAAPVSVAKSAPDTADTDEDEDEVPADDAPAIKAKGLDKPSRPSKLEYSAPTVDGEGGVEHHSEDADDPYAGVNRNDPCPCGSGKKFKRCHGDPRAK